Proteins from one Gossypium raimondii isolate GPD5lz chromosome 8, ASM2569854v1, whole genome shotgun sequence genomic window:
- the LOC105792597 gene encoding protein LEAD-SENSITIVE 1 yields MKTVRIADLRPGDHIFSDRKSRLYFHHGIYVGDQMVIHLMGPSKTYNLRPCERCGFKPQAGIFITCLDCFLNGHSLYRYEYDVSYLKLVFKRSGSCSIWDCRPANQVVETAYRLLEDKSFGSYNFFLNNCEDFAVYCKTGKAMSNQTAGLFGFNLVGAVGYHATKEIYEAVTN; encoded by the exons ATGAAAACAGTAAGAATAGCTGATCTAAGACCAGGAGATCACATCTTTTCTGATAGGAAATCACGTCTCTATTTTCACCATG GCATATATGTGGGAGATCAAATGGTGATTCATCTGATGGGACCAAGCAAGACTTACAACCTAAGACCCTGCGAAAGATGTGGGTTCAAGCCCCAAGCAGGGATCTTCATAACTTGCCTCGATTGCTTCCTCAATGGCCATTCACTCTACCGCTACGAATACGACGTTTCTTACTTAAAACTGGTTTTCAAACGCTCTGGTTCTTGCAGCATTTGGGATTGCAGACCGGCGAACCAAGTGGTCGAAACCGCCTATCGTCTGCTCGAAGACAAGAGCTTCGGGAGCTACAATTTTTTCCTCAACAACTGCGAGGACTTCGCGGTGTATTGCAAAACGGGCAAGGCCATGAGCAATCAAACAGCAGGGTTATTTGGGTTTAACTTGGTTGGTGCTGTTGGATATCATGCCACCAAAGAGATCTATGAAGCCGTTACCAATTAA
- the LOC105792596 gene encoding protein LEAD-SENSITIVE 1 isoform X1: MGQPQSKPSKPRFPQPGDHIYCERKGGLYDHHGIYVGDDMVIHLRGAAKKLGELPACHKCGDKRVENGEIAKVCIDCFLDGATLQIFDYGVPLLEFIARKRGTCCQRDSKPPHEVISTATDLLERNGFGPYDMLTNNCEHFAVYCKTGSAASYQIAHHIEGVIATGPAGMLAGATVAVACGVSKGVRKTSSSW, from the exons ATGGGACAGCCACAAAGCAAACCAAGCAAACCAAGGTTTCCTCAACCAGGGGATCACATCTACTGTGAAAGAAAGGGAGGTCTCTATGATCACCATG GAATATATGTGGGGGACGACATGGTGATTCATCTCCGGGGAGCAGCCAAGAAACTTGGGGAGCTACCTGCATGCCATAAATGTGGAGACAAGCGAGTCGAAAATGGTGAAATAGCAAAAGTATGCATAGATTGTTTCCTTGATGGTGCAACGCTCCAGATCTTTGACTATGGAGTTCCCCTTTTAGAGTTCATTGCAAGAAAACGTGGTACTTGCTGCCAACGCGATTCCAAGCCTCCCCATGAAGTTATTAGCACCGCAACTGATTTACTTGAACGGAATGGGTTTGGCCCCTACGACATGCTTACTAACAACTGTGAGCACTTCGCTGTGTATTGCAAAACAGGCTCTGCCGCAAGTTACCAGATTGCACACCATATTGAAGGAGTTATTGCTACTGGTCCCGCTGGTATGCTTGCTGGGGCTACTGTTGCGGTAGCTTGTGGTGTTTCGAAAGGCGTTAGGAAAACATCAAGCTCCTGGTAA
- the LOC105792596 gene encoding protein LEAD-SENSITIVE 1 isoform X2: MGQPQSKPSKPRFPQPGDHIYCERKGGLYDHHGIYVGDDMVIHLRGAAKKLGELPACHKCGDKRVENGEIAKVCIDCFLDGATLQIFDYGVPLLEFIARKRGTCCQHDSKPPHEVISTATDLLERNGFGPYDMLTNNCEHFAVYCKTGSAASYQIAHHIEGVIATGPAGMLAGATVAVACGVSKGVRKTSSSW, from the exons ATGGGACAGCCACAAAGCAAACCAAGCAAACCAAGGTTTCCTCAACCAGGGGATCACATCTACTGTGAAAGAAAGGGAGGTCTCTATGATCACCATG GAATATATGTGGGGGACGACATGGTGATTCATCTCCGGGGAGCAGCCAAGAAACTTGGGGAGCTACCTGCATGCCATAAATGTGGAGACAAGCGAGTCGAAAATGGTGAAATAGCAAAAGTATGCATAGATTGTTTCCTTGATGGTGCAACGCTCCAGATCTTTGACTATGGAGTTCCCCTTTTAGAGTTCATTGCAAGAAAACGTGGTACTTGCTGCCAACACGATTCCAAGCCTCCCCATGAAGTTATTAGCACCGCAACTGATTTACTTGAACGGAATGGGTTTGGCCCCTACGACATGCTTACTAACAACTGTGAGCACTTCGCTGTGTATTGCAAAACAGGCTCTGCCGCAAGTTACCAGATTGCACACCATATTGAAGGAGTTATTGCTACTGGTCCCGCTGGTATGCTTGCTGGGGCTACTGTTGCGGTAGCTTGTGGTGTTTCGAAAGGCGTTAGGAAAACATCAAGCTCCTGGTAA